The Catenulispora sp. EB89 genome includes a region encoding these proteins:
- a CDS encoding ABC transporter permease, which translates to MATATSETGSVEETRTKTPEPPRATEQVHVFEPYRYALPKLGPYFRDVWARRQFATHMASSTLKGQHFDSFFGQFWLVLNPMLLALVYFLLTSVLGGQSGAGTSAMNHFVGLLTGLFAFFYTRNVIQFAASSITGGGKMIINMSFPKILLPLSTTFTAMLTYFPTLLVYACFYIFVHHAVAVGILWIIPIFIIQTVFSFGLGLLFAAVTLYFRDMSTLLPYVLRIWMYITPVLFSLSYVKSEVAAGKLPHAIEAVYKWDPFSPIINSWNTALVGDGPRPFWKGGTINGHFYAAASYNPQLTEILVGAVFAIVALVVGAWYFMSREREFAVRL; encoded by the coding sequence GTGGCGACCGCCACCAGTGAGACGGGATCCGTGGAGGAGACCCGGACGAAGACCCCCGAGCCTCCGCGCGCGACCGAGCAGGTTCACGTCTTCGAGCCCTACCGATACGCGCTGCCCAAGTTGGGACCGTACTTCCGGGACGTTTGGGCCCGGCGTCAGTTCGCCACCCACATGGCGTCCTCGACCCTGAAGGGCCAGCACTTCGACAGCTTCTTCGGCCAGTTCTGGCTGGTGCTGAACCCGATGCTGCTGGCGCTGGTGTACTTCCTGCTGACCAGCGTGCTGGGCGGGCAGAGCGGAGCCGGCACCAGCGCGATGAACCACTTCGTCGGGCTGTTGACGGGCCTGTTCGCGTTCTTCTACACGCGCAACGTCATCCAGTTCGCCGCCAGCTCGATCACCGGCGGCGGCAAGATGATCATCAACATGTCGTTCCCGAAGATCCTGCTGCCGCTGTCGACGACGTTCACGGCGATGCTGACGTACTTCCCGACGCTGTTGGTCTACGCGTGCTTCTACATCTTCGTGCATCATGCGGTGGCGGTCGGGATCCTGTGGATCATCCCGATCTTCATCATCCAGACGGTCTTCAGCTTCGGGCTGGGGCTGCTGTTCGCGGCCGTGACGCTGTACTTCCGCGACATGTCCACGCTGCTGCCCTACGTGCTGCGCATCTGGATGTACATCACCCCGGTGCTGTTCTCGCTGTCCTACGTGAAGTCGGAGGTCGCGGCCGGGAAGCTGCCGCACGCGATCGAGGCCGTCTACAAGTGGGACCCGTTCTCGCCGATCATCAACTCCTGGAACACCGCGCTGGTCGGCGACGGGCCGCGGCCGTTCTGGAAGGGCGGGACGATCAACGGCCACTTCTACGCCGCCGCCTCCTATAACCCGCAGCTGACCGAGATCCTGGTCGGCGCCGTGTTCGCGATCGTCGCCCTGGTCGTCGGCGCCTGGTACTTCATGTCGAGGGAGCGTGAGTTCGCTGTCCGCCTCTGA
- a CDS encoding ABC transporter ATP-binding protein — MSSLSASETVETVDTAKSAESAEATPAPIEQPAAKLVDKQLEPRLAIKVEDLHLYYRTKAEANPTLKAALIRKAKRQKVEQKVIKAVNGVSFEVPHGTVLGVIGHNGAGKSTLLRALSGILPPTQGRVEVRGRVSTLLALGVGFNQNLTGRENIVLGGLAQGWSKDQIREKENAIIDFADLDTLSEGAIDRAMKTYSSGMYARVAFAVGVHMDPDILLVDEALSAGDARFKEKATEKMLELCENARTIVLVSHGLETVRHMSNHCIWMDHGNLVQSGDPDEVIDAYIEQQRKDREAADAKKAAAEAKEVQEDQALAAKAEKTKEALQKAIGEDV, encoded by the coding sequence GTGAGTTCGCTGTCCGCCTCTGAAACCGTCGAGACCGTGGACACCGCCAAGTCTGCCGAGTCCGCCGAGGCCACCCCGGCACCGATCGAGCAGCCGGCGGCCAAGCTCGTCGACAAGCAGCTGGAGCCCCGCCTGGCCATCAAGGTCGAGGATCTCCACCTGTACTACCGCACCAAGGCCGAGGCGAACCCGACCCTGAAGGCCGCGCTGATCCGCAAGGCCAAGCGCCAGAAGGTCGAGCAGAAGGTCATCAAGGCGGTCAACGGCGTCTCCTTCGAGGTGCCGCACGGCACCGTGCTGGGCGTCATCGGCCACAACGGCGCCGGCAAGTCCACCCTGCTGCGCGCGCTCTCCGGGATCCTGCCCCCCACGCAGGGTCGCGTCGAGGTGCGCGGCCGGGTGTCGACGCTGCTGGCCCTGGGCGTCGGCTTCAACCAGAACCTCACCGGCCGGGAGAACATCGTCCTGGGCGGGCTGGCGCAGGGCTGGTCCAAGGACCAGATCCGCGAGAAGGAAAACGCGATCATCGACTTCGCCGACCTCGACACGCTCTCGGAGGGCGCGATCGACCGGGCGATGAAGACGTACTCCTCGGGCATGTACGCGCGCGTGGCCTTCGCGGTCGGCGTGCACATGGACCCGGACATCCTGCTCGTGGACGAGGCCCTGTCCGCCGGTGACGCGCGGTTCAAGGAGAAGGCCACCGAGAAGATGCTGGAGCTGTGCGAGAACGCCCGCACCATCGTGCTGGTCTCGCACGGCCTGGAGACGGTCCGCCACATGTCCAACCACTGCATCTGGATGGACCACGGCAACCTGGTGCAGAGCGGCGACCCCGACGAGGTCATCGACGCCTACATCGAGCAGCAGCGCAAGGACCGCGAGGCGGCCGACGCCAAGAAGGCCGCCGCCGAGGCCAAGGAGGTCCAGGAGGACCAGGCGCTCGCGGCCAAGGCCGAGAAGACCAAGGAAGCGCTGCAGAAGGCCATCGGAGAGGACGTCTGA